In Paenacidovorax monticola, the genomic window CGATGCGGGGCTCAAATCCCTGCCCTACCACGCGGGCCTGCCGCCCGAGGTGCGCCAGCAGAACCAGGACCGCTTCCTGCGCGAGGAAGGCATCGTGATGGTGGCCACCATCGCCTTCGGCATGGGCATCGACAAACCCGACGTGCGCTTCGTCGCGCACGTGGACATGCCCAAGAACATCGAGGGCTACTACCAGGAGACGGGCCGCGCGGGCCGCGACGGCCTGGCCGCCGATGCCTGGATGGCCTACGGCCTGCAGGACGTGGTGAACCAGCGCCGCATGATCGACGAAAGCCCCGCGGCCGAGGACTTCAAGGCCGTGATGCGCGGCAAGCTCGACGCGCTGCTCGCGCTGTCCGAAGCCACGGACTGCCGCCGCGTGCGCCTGCTCGCCTATTTCGGTGAGGCGTCCGAGCCCTGCGGCAACTGCGACAACTGCCTGAACCCTCCCGCCGTGTGGGACGGCACGGACGCCGCGCGCAAGCTGCTGTCGGCCATCTACCGCGTGCACGAGGCCAGCGGCCTGACCTTCGGCACGGGCCACATCATGGACATCGTGCGCGGCAAGGACACCGACAAGGTGCGCCAGTTCGGCCACGACAAGCTCTCCACCTTCGGCCTGGGCGCCGCATACAGCGAGGCCCAGCTGCGCGGCGTGCTGCGCCAGCTGCTGGCCATCGGTGCCGTGGGCCTGCACAAGGTGGCCATGGACAACGGCCACAGCTTCGACACGCTGTGCCTCACCGAGGGCTCGCGCCCCGTGCTGCGCGGCGAGCGGCCCGTGCAGCTGCGCGAGGCCACGGCCCACGCCGCACCCAAGCGCACGCGCCGCACCACCGCGCCGCCCGTGGCCGCCGCCAACCTGGGGCCCGACGCGCAGGTGCGCTTCATCAACCTCAAGGCCTGGCGCGCCGAGGTGGCGCGCGAGCACAACCTGCCGGCCTACGTGATCTTCCACGACGCCACGCTGGCGGCGATCGCCGAACGCGCGCCCGCCACGCTCGACGACCTGCAGGGCATCAGCGGCATGGGGGCGAAGAAGCTGGAGGCGTACGGCGCCGATGTGCTGAGGGTCTGCGCCCCATAGGCCGCCGCCCGGGGCTTGAGCCATTCGCGCAGATCGCGCTGCAGGCGGCGGCGCAGGCAGCGCCCCCTGTTCGGCTCCCGCTCCGAATTGATGAAGTGCTGGAAATACGGCAGGCCGTACTTGGCCGTCATCTCGAACAGGCGCTGCGCTTCTCGCTCTCCCACGGGCAGTCCCGCGCGATGCTGTACGTGGGGATGGGGAAGGTGAACACCCGGCCCCTGGCACCGCCCGTGGTCATCATGTCGATGCAGGCGCGGTGGATCATGTCCATCTCGGCCTGCAGTTCGCCGCAGCAAGCTACCAGAACAATAGCTGCTTACGCTTGCTGGACAAGCGCCCGATGCCGTTTTCGCTGCAACCGGCTCAGGCGCGCTCCAGCGTGGCCGCGTAGGCCTGCACGGCCTGCCCGAGCTGCTTGCGCAGCGCGGCGGCGTCGATCTGCGGCCCGCGCGCCAGCAGCGACTGGGAGACCCAGCCGTAGGTCATGGCGTGCAGCAGGCGCGCGGCGCCGGCCGCATCGCTCGGCGCATCGGCCGCTGCCTCCAGCGTGCGCCGCCACAGCTCCACATAGGCCTCGTAGTGCTTGCGGAACGCCTCGGGCGTGGACACCTGCCGCTCTACGAGGAACAGCGCCGCCCACACGGGCGCATCGGCCATCACCCCGCCCACCTGCACGTCGAGCTGCGCGTCGAGCACCTGCGCGAGCGGCCGCCCGCGCGCGGCGTCGAGGGCCGCCTGCCCCGCTTCGGCCAGCGCCTTCACGCGGGCATGGATGCACAGCGCCGCGAGCGCGCGCATGTTGCCGAAGTACTCGTAGAACGTTCCCACCCCCACGCCGGCCACGGCCGCCACCTCGCGGATGGTGGTTTTCTCGTAGCCGCGTTCGAGCAGAACCCGAACAAACGCGTCCTGCAGCGCCTGCGCGCTCGCCTGGGCGCGTGACTGGCGCGGACGGCGGCGGATCTGCGGCGCGTCCTGGGGCGGTGTGGAAACCCGAACACCTCGCGAGGCCATTTTTCCTAGACTTTCCTTTGAAGAGCCCAACGCACAAGGAGACACGCCGCCATGGCCGACTGGAGCACGCACACCGTTTTCAACCAGGTCGACGAGCCCACGGGCATCAACCTGCTCACGGCCGACCCGGCCCTGGCCGAGGCGCTGCGGCGCGCGGGCGCCGACTGGGCCCTGCCCACGCTCACGCAGTACGCCGCTCGCCTGGGCGACGCGGCCACCTGGCGCCTGGCCGAGGAGGCCAACCGCCACCTGCCCGTGCTGAACAGCTTCGACGCACGCGGCCGCCGCATCGACCAGGTGGAGTTCCACCCGAGCTGGCATGCGCTCCTGGAAATGTACCGTGGCCAGGGCCTGGTCGGACTGCCCTTCGCCGACGCGCGCCCCGGCCGCTGGGCCGCCTGGGCCGCGGGCTTCTACCTGCACGGCCAGGTCGAGCAGGGCACGCTGTGCCCGGCCACGATGACCACGGCCAGCATCCCCGTGCTGCAGAAGGAACCCGCGCTGTGGGCGCAGCTGCAGGCCCCGCTCTACAGCGACGACTACGACGCGCGCGACCTGCCGCTGGCGCACAAGAAGTCGATCTGGCTCGGCATGGGCATGACCGAAAAACAGGGTGGATCGGACGTGCGCGCCAACACCACCGTGGCCACGCCATTGCAATCGGGTTCGGGGGCGGGCGGACGCGGCGGCGAATACCTGCTGCGCGGCCACAAGTGGTTCTTCTCGGCCCCCATGTGCGATGCGCACCTGGTGGTGGCGCGCACCGGCGAGGGCGGCCCGTTCGCGTGCTTCTTCGTGCCGCGCTGGCGGCCCGACGGAAGCAAGAACGCGGTGAACATACAGCGCCTCAAGGACAAGGTGGGCAACCGCAGCAATTCCAGCAGCGAAGTCGAGTTCCAGGACGCCTGGGGCGTGCTGATGGGCGAGGAAGGCCGGGGCATTCCCACCATCATCGAGATGGCCACGTACACGCGCCTGAACTGCGTGCTGGGCAGCGCCGCCATCCTGCGCCAGGCGCTGGTGCAGGCCCTGGCCTATGCGCGCCAGCGCCTCGTATTCGGCAGGCACCTGGCCGAGCAGCCGCTGATGCGCGCGGTGCTGGCCGACCTGGCGCTGGAGAGCGAGGCCGCCATGGCGCTGGCCCTGCGCCTGGCCGAAGCCTACGAGGACGAGACCACCCCGTGCAACGGGCGTGGAAGCGCATCCTCACGCCGGCCGCCAAATTCTGGGTCTGCAAGCGCGGCGTGGAATGCACGGGCGAGGCCATGGAAGTGCTGGGCGGCAACGGCTACGTGGACACCAGCGTGGTCGCGCGCCTGTACCGCGAGTCGCCCGTGAACTCGATCTGGGAGGGCTCGGGCAACGTGATGTGCCTGGACGTGCTGCGCGCCATCGCGCGCGAGCCCGAGGCCGCGCAGGCGCTGTTCGCCGATCTGGCCGACGCCGCCGCGGGCGAGCCGCGCCTGCGGGCCCCGCTGCAGTCGCTGCGCGGCCTGCTGGCCCAGCCGCCCGAGCAGCTCGAGGCCCTGGCCCGCGTGTTCGTGCAGCGCCTGGTGCTGGTGGCCCAGGCCGCGCTGCTGTGCCGCCACGCGCCCGCCGCCGTGGCCGACGCCTTCATCGCCACGCGCCTGGGCGACGCCGACGCGGGCCGCGTGGTGGGCGCCATCGACACGCGCGCGGTGGCGGTGGATGCGCTGCTGGCGCGGGCGCTGGCGAACTGACACACAATCGCCCCACCATGCTCACTCTCCAATCCATCCAGGACGCCGCCGCCCGCCTGCGCGGCCAGGTGCTCGACACGCCCTGCGTCGAATCCCAGACCCTCTCGCAGATCGTCGGCGCGCAGGTGTTCCTCAAGTTCGAGAACCTGCAGTTCACGGCCTCGTTCAAGGAGCGCGGCGCCTGCAACAAGCTCGCCCAGCTCACCCCCGAGGAGCGCGCGCGCGGCGTGGTCGCCATGAGCGCGGGCAACCATGCCCAGGGCGTGGCCTACCACGCGCAGCGCCTGGGCCTGCGCGCCGTGATCGTGATGCCGCGCTTCACCCCCGGCGTGAAGGTGGAGCGCACGCGCGGCTTCGGTGCCGAGGTGGTGCTGCACGGCGACACGCTGGAGGAAGCGCGCCAGCACGCCTACGCGCTGGCCGACGCCCAGGGCCTCACCTTCGTGCACCCCTACGACGACGAGGCCATCGCGGCGGGCCAGGGCACGCTGGCGCTGGAGATGCTCGCAGCCCAGCCTGACCTGGACACGCTGGTCATCTCGGTGGGCGGCGGCGGGCTCATCGCGGGCGTGGCCACGGCCGCCAAGGCGCTCAAACCGGGCATCGAGGTCATCGGCGTGCAGACCACGCGCTTTCCGTCCATGGTCAACGCCGTGCAAGGCACGCAGCACCCCATGGGCGCGTCGACCATTGCCGAGGGCATCGCCGTGGGCACGCCGGGCCGGATCACCCAGGAAGTGGTGGCCCGCCTCGTGGACGACCTGCTGCTGGTGGACGAGGGCGACATCGAGCAGGCCGTGCTCATGCTGCTGGAGATCGAGAAGACGCTGGTCGAGGGCGCCGGCGCCGTGGGCCTGGCGGCGCTCGTGCGCTACCCCGAGCGCTTCAAGGGCAAGAAGGTGGGCCTGGTGCTTTCGGGCGGCAACATCGACCCGCTGCTGCTGGCCGCCATCATCGAGCGCGGCCTCGTGCGCTCCGGGCGGCTCGCGCGCATCCAGGTCGGCGCGCGCGACGTGCCCGGCGTGCTCGCGCAGATCACCGCCACCGTGGCCGACGCGGGCGCCAACATCGAGGAAGTGCACCACCAGCGCGCCTTCACCATGCTGGCCGCGCAGAACGTGGAGATCGAGCTCGTGCTGCAGACGCGCGGCAAGGCCCATGTGGAGCAGGTGCTGGAGCGGCTGCGCGCAGCGGGCATGCAGGCGGCGTTGTTGTAAGGGCTGGGCTAGAATGCCTTGAGTTTTGTTGAGTCCTTGGAGAACCCAGCCATGTCCCAGCCCCAGTCCTCGCACACCCCCGAAGCCCATGACGCCGTGGAGGCCGTGGTGCCGCTGATGCCCGTGGTGCTGCCGGTCGTGGGCGGCATCATGATGTTCCTGCTGGCCTTCATCGCCGTGAGCATGGCCTGAGCCCCTCGGCCGCGCTCCCACCGAAAGCCCCGCACTGCGGGGCTTTTTTGTACCCCCTGCAGCCTGATGCATAAAGGTATGCATCTATTGCATGGATTTACCCCCCTGCGGTGGCACAAGTGGGCCGGGGTTTCATAAAATCGACATCCCAGCCGACCCGCGGAACCCGTGGTCATCGCCGCCACCGCCGTGGGGCACCGCCGCACTCCCCGCCCGCCGACTGAGCATCCAGCCCTTTTTTCAAAGGCAGCGCTCAGAGCCGTCGCTTCGAGCAGGCCTTTCCTGACAAGCGCCCCCGGTCCGCTTCCTTTGAAAAGATGGTTTTTCAACTTGAGGAAGCTCCGATGAACGCACCCACGATGCAAGGCCTGGACATCCAGGCCCCCGCATATGTCAAGAACGCCAAGCTGATCGCCTGGGTGGCCGACATGGCCGCCCTGTGCAAGCCCGACCGCATCTACTGGTGCGACGGCTCCAAGGAAGAGTACGACCGCCTGTGCCAGCAGCTCGTCGACGCCGGCACCTTCAAGAAGCTCAACCCCGCCAAGCGCCCCGGCAGCTTCCTGGCCTGCTCCGACCCCTCGGACGTGGCCCGCGTGGAAGACCGCACCTACATCTGCTCCGCGAAGAAGGAAGACGCCGGCCCCACCAACAACTGGATGGCACCGGCCGAGATGCGCGCCACGCTGCAGCCCCTGTTCGACGGCTGCATGAAGGGCCGCACCATGTACGTGGTGCCCTTCAGCATGGGCCCGCTGGGCAGCCACATCGCCCACATTGGCGTGGAGCTCACGGACAGCGCCTACGTGGCCGTGAACCAGCGCCTGATGACCCGCATGGGCAAGGCCGTGTACGACGTGCTGGGCGTGGATGGCGAGTTCGTGCCCTGCATGCACACCGTGGGCGCCCCGCTGGCCGCTGGCGAGAAGGACACGACGAGCTGGCCTTGCAACCCCAAGGTCAAGTACATCGTGCACTACCCCGAAACGCGCGAAATCTGGTCCTACGGCTCGGGCTACGGCGGCAACGCGCTGCTGGGCAAGAAGTGCCTGGCCCTGCGCATCGCCTCCACCATGGGCCGCGACCAGGGCTGGCTCGCCGAGCACATGCTCATCCTGGGCGTGACCAGCCCCGAGGGCAAGAAGTACCACGTGGCAGCGGCCTTCCCCAGCGCCTGCGGCAAGACCAACTTCTCGATGCTGGTGCCGCCCGAGGCTGGTTTTGCGGGCTGGAAGGTCACCACCATCGGTGACGACATCGCCTGGATCAAGCCCAATGCCGACGGCAAGATGTACGCCATCAACCCCGAAGCCGGCTACTTCGGCGTGGCGCCCGGCACCAACATGCACACCAACCCCAACTGCATGCGCAGCCTGGACAAGGACGTGATCTTCACCAACGTGGCCCTGACGGACGACGGCGACGTGTGGTGGGAAGGCATGGAAAAGGACACGGGCAAGCTGCCCGACCACCTGATCGACTGGCAAGGCAAGGACTGGACGCCCCAGATCGCCAAGGAAACCGGCGCCAAGGCGGCCCACCCCAACTCGCGCTTCACCGTGGCCGCCACCAACAACCCCGCGCTGGACACCCAGTGGGATGACGCCAACGGCGTGGCCATCGATGCCTTCATCTTCGGCGGCCGCCGCTCCACCACCGTGCCGCTGGTGACGGAAGCCCGCACCTGGACGGAAGGCGTGTACATGGCTGCCACCATGGGCTCGGAAACCACGGCCGCCGCCTTCGGCGCCCAGGGCGTGGTGCGCCGCGACCCGTTCGCCATGCTGCCGTTCTGCGGCTACAACATGAGCGACTACTTCCAGCACTGGCTCAGCATGGAAGGCAAGGTCGCCGCCACCGGCAAGGCCGTGCCCAAGATCTTCTGCGTGAACTGGTTCCGCAAGGACGAAGCCGGCAAGTTCGTCTGGCCCGGCTATGGCGACAACATGCGCGTGCTCAAGTGGATGATCGACCGCATCGAAGGCCAGGCCGCCGGCCAGGAGACCCCCTTCGGCGTGGCGCCTGCATACGGCGAGATCAACTGGACCGGCCTCGCCTTCACGCCCGAGCAGTTCGCCACCGTCACCAGCATCGACAAGGCCGCCTGGGCCGAGGAGTTGAAGCTGCACGCGGCCCACTTCGAGCAGCTGGCCTACCACCTGCCGCAGGCGCTGCTGGACACCAAGGCCGCGCTCGAAAAGCGCCTGGCCGCCTGACCCGACGCAACCCGCCGCCAGAAAAAGCCGCCCCCCGGGGCGGCTTTTTCTTTGGGCGGCATTGGAGGGTTTTTCTGGACAATGCATCCCGTGCCACCGGGCTGATCTTCAGGGCGCGCCTTCCTAGACTCGAATCTCCCCAGTCCCTACACGCAGGAGATTTCCCATGGCAGACCATTCCATCCAGGGCAAGGTGGCCCTGATCGCCGGCGGCGCGAAGAACCTCGGCGCCCTGATCGCGCGCGACCTGGCCCGCCAGGGCGCGCGGGCCGTCGCGGTCCACTACCACAGCGCCTCTGCCCAGGCCGATGCCGATGCCACCGTGGCCGCCATCGAGGCCGCGGGCGCGCGCGCCGTGGCGCTGCGGGGTGACCTGACCACGGCCGGCGCGGTCGAGAAACTGTTCGCCGACACGGCCGCCGCCGTGGGCCGGCCGGACATCGCCATCAACACGGTGGGCAAGGTGCTCAAGAAACCCCTGGCCGAGATCAGCGAGGCCGAATACGACGAGATGGCCGCGGTCAACTCCAAATCGGCCTTCTTCTTCCTCAAGGAGGCAGGCCGGCACGTCAATGACAACGGCAAGATCTGCACGCTGGTCACGTCGCTGCTGGGTGCCTTCACGCCGTTCTACGCGGCCTACGCGGGCGCCAAGGCCCCGGTGGAGCATTACACGCGCGCCGCCGCCAAGGAGTTCGGCGCGCGCGGCATCTCGGTGACAGCGGTGGGGCCGGGCCCCATGGATACGCCGTTCTTCTACCCCGCCGAAGGCGCCGACGCCGTGGCCTACCACCGGACCGCCGCGGCCCTGTCGCCGTTCTCCCGAACCGGCCTGACCGACATCGAGGACGTGGTGCCCTTCATCCGCCACCTGGTGAGCGACGGCTGGTGGATCACGGGGCAGACCATCCTCATCAACGGCGGCTACACCACCAAGTGAGGCGCGCGGGCGCTGGGCGCCCCGCCCTTTCACCAGATCGGCACGGCCGCTATGCTTCGGCCAACCGTCCGGCCCGGTGCCGGCGGCCCAGAAAGCGGGGAGCATGGACAGATTCGAGCAGTACCGCGTCTTCGTGCAGGTGGCGGAGATGGGCAGCTTCATCAAGGCGGCGAATGCCCTGGAACTGCCCCGCGCCTCGGTGTCGGCCGCCGTCCAGCAGCTGGAGGCGCAACTCGGCGCCCGGCTGCTGCACCGGACCACGCGCCAGGTGCGCCTCACCGCCGACGGCGGCCAGCTGCTCGACCGCGTGCGGCCGCTGCTCGGCGAGGTGGAGGAGATCGAGCAGCTGTTCCAGGCCGGCCAGCGCCAGGTGGCCGGGCGGCTGCGCGTCGATGTGCCCAGCCGCATCGCCCGCCGCCTGATCGCCCCGGCGCTGCCGGCACTGCTGCGCCGCCACCCCCGGCTGCACCTGTTCCTCGGCTCCAGCGACCGTGCCATCGACCTCGTGCAGGAGGGCGTGGACTGCGCGGTGCGCATCGGCACGCTGCACGACAGCAGCCTCGTGGTGCGCCCGCTGGGCACGATCGCGCTCATCAACTGCGCCAGCCCCGCCTACCTGCGCGACCACGGCGTGCCGCAGCGGCCCGACGAACTGCCCCCGGCGCACTGGATGGTGGGCTACGCGTCGCCCACGACCGGGCGCGAGCTGCCCTGGGAGTACCGCGCGGGCGACGGCACGGAGCACACCCTGGAGGTGCCCAGCCAGGTGGTGGCGAACAACGCCGAGAGCTACATCGCCTGCTGCCGCGCGGGGCTGGGGCTGATCCAGATCCCGCGCTTCGATGTGCGGCATTTGCTGGACGCGGGGGAGCTGGTGGAGGTCATGCCGGCCTACCGGGCCGCCTCCATGCCGGTGTCGCTGCTCTACCCGCACCGGCGCCAGCGTTCGCGCCGGCTGGCGCTCTTCCAGGAGTGGTTCGAAGAGTTGATGCGCGAGCACCTGGAGGCATAAGGCCCCGCCGAGGGCCCGCACACGCGCAAAAAAAAGCCGTGGCCAAGGGCCACGGCAGTTGGGCGGGACAGAGGCCCTTGCGGGCCGCCGCCGATCAGTAGTACCGGCGGATGTTGTTGGAAGCGCTGGCGTCCATGATGCGCATGAGGTCGGCCATCAGGCGTGCGTCCTGCATGGCGGCGGCCCAGGTGCGCTCGTCTTCGGCGGCCAGGCGGCGGCTTTCCACCCAGGCCTTGTAGCCCGAGCGCAGGGTCACGGCGGCGCGGCGGGCCGGTGCGGCCAACAGGGCCAGGGCGGCGAAGGCCACGAGCCACAGGCCCATCCAGGCGGCCAGCAGATGGCCTTCGCTCCAGGTGTCGATGAACTGGTTGGCCACCACGAGCAGGGCGGAGACCACGGCGGCCAGCAGCAGCGAGGCGGCGCCCCGGTTGCCATCGAAGCCGGCGGCGGCGCTCTTGAGGGTTTCAGCGGCCTGCGTGGCGCGCACGACACCGGGGTGTTCGGTGGGGTAGGTGTTTTGTACGAAGCTGGTCATTTTGGATTTCCCTTTCTAAGACGCTTGTGGCGAAATGCCAGGGCGATGACTGAATACTAGGGTTAACCCTAGATCAATTCAAGTTTATATTTTGAATCTATATCATTCATCATCGTGATAACTTGGCCGCCATGACCCCCCTGAACTTCCGCTTGCTGGACCTGAATCTGCTGCGCGTCTTCGACGAGGTCATGGCCGAGCGCAGCCTCACGCGCGCAGCGCACAAGCTCGCCATCACCCAGCCCGCCGTGAGCAACGCCATGCGCCGCCTGCGCGACGCCGTGGGCGACGACCTGCTCGTGCGCAGCGGCCAGGGCGTGGAGCCCACGCCGCGCGCGCTGGCGCTGTGGCCCGCCGTGCGCGCGGCGCTCGCCGGCCTGCAGGACTCCCTGGCGCCTGGCGCGTTCGACCCCGCCACGACCAACTCGACCTTCGTGCTCGCCATGGCCGACGCCACGGCGGCCACGCTGGTGCCCCCGCTCGTGGAGATCCTGGAGCGCGAGGCGCCCGGCATCTCCGTGCGCGTGCTGCCGCTGACCACGCGCGACCCGCGCCGCCTGCTCGAGGAAGAGGCGGCCGACATGGCCGTGGGCTACTTCCCCGCCGTGCTGGCCGACCTCACGGCGCGCGAACAGTCGGGCGCGGCCGTGGCCTTCGACAGCCGCCGCCTCTACGACGGCGAGTACCTCTGCGTGATGCGCCAGGGCCACCCCCTCGCGGCCGAACCGCTCACGCTGGACCGCTACTGCGCCGCGCGCCACATGCTCGTGAGCTTCTCGGGGCGGCCCTTCGGCTTCATCGACGAGGCGCTGGCCTCGCTCGGGCGCAAGCGCCACGTGGTGATCACCGTGAACCAGTTCTTCACGGCCGGCCGCGTGGTGGTCAATTCGGACCTGCTCACGGTGCTGCCGCGCCACTTCGTGCCCGTCACCGGCATCGCCCATCGGCTGGAACTGCGCCAGCTGCCCCTGAACGTGCAGGCCGTGCATGTGGACGCGCTCTGGCGCCTGCGCAGCCCGCAGCAGGCCGCCTACGACTGGCTGCTGCAGGCGCTCACGCGGTCGGCCCAGCGCACGTTCGCGCTCTAGGGCCTGTTCAGCGCGATCCCCGGGCGCTATGTGAACAGGCCCCAAGCTGAATAGACTCTGGGCACCATGAACATCCAGCTGCTGTCCGACCTGCACCTCGAAGCCCATCCCCACTTCCAGCCCCAGCCCGCGCCGGGTGCCGACGTGCTGGTGCTGGCCGGCGACATCGGCTCCTACCAGACCGGCTCGCAGTTGCCCGACGAGGACTTCGGCCTGGCGCGCTTCTCGCCCCGGCCGCGCAGCGAGGGCGGCGCGGACTGGCCCGTGCCCGTGCTCTACGTGCCCGGCAACCACGAGTACGACGGCCAGGACTTCGACGCCGCGCACCAGCGCCTGCGCGCCGCATGCGAACGCTGGGGCCTGGTGTGGCTGGAGCGCGCCACCACGGTGCTGCAGGGCGTGCGCTTCGTGGGCGCCACGCTGTGGAGCGACTTCGACGCCCTCTCAGTGCACGAGGGCCGCGGCGACCTGGCACACCAGCTCGGCTTGCGCGACAAGGCCTTCCGCGCCGCCAACTTCTACCTGCGCAAGACGGGCGGCACGCGCCATGGCGAACCCTTTCTGGCCGAGGCCGTGCGCGAGGAGGCGCTCGCCAGCCAGGCCTGGCTGCGCACCGCGCTGGCCACGCCCTTCGACGGCCCCACGGTGGCCGTCACGCATTTCGCGCCCAGCCTGCAGAGCGCCGATCCGCGCTACGGCCTGGTGCCCGGCACGGCGGGCTTCTGCAATGCGCTCGACGACCTGCTGCCGCGCGCCCGCCTGTGGCTGCACGGCCACCTGCACGCGCCCAGCGACTACGTGACCCAGGGCCGCCACGCCGACGGCACGCCCTGGCGCTGCCGCGTGGTGGCCAATCCCCTGGGCTATGCGCGCAAGGGAGAGCAGGCGGCATTCCAGCCAAGCGCCTGCATCACCGTATGATTCCCGGGCCTTCCTGCATTGCACCGGAAGGCCCTCGCCCATGCGCAGCACAAAAAAACATGACCCAGGTCAAGACAACAGGCGCCCGCGCAAGGTAGTCTGACCCCATTCTTCGGAGATCACCATGAAAATCCTGCTCGCTGTCGATGGCAGCCCCTACACCAAGAAGATGCTGGCCTACCTGGCCACGCATGAAGAGTTGCTGGCCGGCACGCACGAGTACACGGCCCTCACGGTGCAGCCCCAGCTGCCCGCGCGCGCCCGCGCCGCCCTGGGCAAGGAGGTGGTGGACGCCTACTACGCCGAAGAGGGCGAGAAGGTCGTCGGCCCCGTGTGCAAGTTCCTGGCCCGCCACGGCGTGGAAGCCAAGCGCATCGTGAAGGTCGGCCCCGTGGGCGACACCATC contains:
- a CDS encoding universal stress protein yields the protein MKILLAVDGSPYTKKMLAYLATHEELLAGTHEYTALTVQPQLPARARAALGKEVVDAYYAEEGEKVVGPVCKFLARHGVEAKRIVKVGPVGDTIAKVADAGKFDLLVMGTHGHGALGKLVMGSVSTQVLANSQVPVLLVR